A single Triticum dicoccoides isolate Atlit2015 ecotype Zavitan chromosome 2A, WEW_v2.0, whole genome shotgun sequence DNA region contains:
- the LOC119352440 gene encoding putative F-box/LRR-repeat protein At3g28410 codes for MSAPTSIPRGSKSARGSRNGVERLSSLSDDLLHHVMSFLPMPEVVRTSLLSPRWRNLWCSTPFIRIDSQDFVDKRKLENFGDCLLLLHDCTTSLDEARISAQWVNDTKCSVWIRHAIMHKVRLLHISGSLSLDRTVIFPSRHLKTIRLQSVMLKHGLFRPLNYDCPVLEHLELEWCGFCDREEISSRSLKVLHISDCQLTSGLLICARNLTHLSILDTEIGGIVTRDLSCLVTASISLIPKYFHHKYTVLDHHLHLLDGLSHATTLELHAPLHERTFEGTLQTCPMFSNLTRLVLGDWCMTADLYPLHRILQCSDKMKELTLKLEMDECTTCKLLLPIRRASPSGSGSYPCIERIKIYCQKDHPRVDELVQALAQTACNAKISIEQPISMLTKNSFAKLICC; via the exons ATGTCGGCACCAACTTCGATTCCCCGTGGTTCCAAGAGTGCGCGAGGCAGCAGGAATGGTGTCGAGAGGCTCAGCAGCCTGTCCGATGATCTGCTCCACCATGTGATGTCCTTCCTGCCGATGCCGGAGGTCGTGCGCACAAGTCTTCTCTCACCAAGATGGCGCAATCTTTGGTGCTCTACACCATTCATCCGCATCGACAGCCAAGATTTCGTGGATAAACGGAAGCTGGAGAATTTCGGGGACTGCTtgctgctcttgcatgactgtaccaCTTCCTTGGATGAAGCCCGAATCTCTGCCCAATGGGTTAATGATACCAAATGTTCCGTGTGGATTCGTCATGCCATTATGCACAAAGTTCGTCTGCTTCATATTTCTGGATCTCTCAGTTTGGATAGGACAGTAATCTTTCCTTCTCGGCACCTCAAAACAATCAGGCTCCAATCTGTCATGTTGAAACATGGGTTATTTAGGCCGCTGAACTACGACTGCCCTGTGCTTGAACATCTAGAGCTGGAGTGGTGTGGTTTCTGTGACCGTGAGGAGATCTCATCGAGGTCACTCAAGGTTCTGCATATCAGTGACTGCCAGCTTACCTCCGGTCTCCTGATTTGTGCTAGGAACCTTACCCATCTCTCTATCCTTGACACAGAAATTGGTGGTATAGTAACCAGGGATCTGTCTTGTCTGGTAACAGCTTCGATTAGTCTAATACCCAAATATTTTCATCATAAGTACACAGTATTGGATCATCATCTACATCTACTTGATGGCCTTTCACATGCCACAACGTTGGAGCTGCATGCGCCATTGCATGAG cgcACATTTGAGGGAACTTTGCAAACATGCCCAATGTTCAGCAACCTGACAAGGTTGGTGCTGGGCGATTGGTGCATGACTGCTGACTTGTACCCACTGCACCGGATTCTCCAGTGCTCGGACAAGATGAAGGAGCTCACTTTGAAGCTCGAAATG GACGAATGCACCACATGCAAACTCTTGCTGCCAATAAGGAGAGCGTCGCCATCGGGCTCAGGCAGCTACCCTTGCATCGAGAGGATCAAAATCTACTGCCAGAAAGATCATCCAAGGGTCGATGAGTTGGTGCAGGCGTTGGCACAGACTGCCTGCAATGCGAAGATCAGCATCGAGCAGCCCATATCCATGCTAACCAAGaactcatttgcaaagttgatttgTTGTTGA